The Variovorax paradoxus DNA window CTCGCCCTTGCCGTTGGGAATGGCGCCGAGCGTGCCGCAGGTCATGAAGCGGCCTTCGTCGCCGCCCTCGGCCTGGTAGATGCCATCGCGCAGCGCCGCCAGCGGGCGGATCGAGGCGAAGGTGCCCTGCTGGTAGTCGATCCACCGGCCCTCCTCCAGGATGCGCGAGCGCAGCTGCAGTTCATCCTGGTAGGGCGCCACGTCGCGCCAGCGCCAGGCGGTGGTGGCGACCGGCTTGGCGCACATCTGCTTGGACACGGCGACCGAATAGGTTTCGACGCGGCGGTCGGTGTGGTCGGAGGCCACGGTGAGCCACCACTCGCCGGCGGCGCAAAAGAGCATCGGCTCGGCTTCGCCCGAGCTCTGCGCGCCGAGCGCCTCGATGGCGGCCGATTGCGTGAGCAGCCCGGCGCTCACGCGGTAGTACAGCGGCACGCTCGACGGCCGCGGCACGCCGATGGCCTCGAGCTCCTCGATGTGGTGGGCAATGGCAGCGGCGTCGCGGCCGGTCCAGCCGGCAATCACGAGCTGGCGCGGCGGCA harbors:
- a CDS encoding DUF2848 domain-containing protein, giving the protein MSLTLSFACESVAADGTRSVQLLSVPPRQLVIAGWTGRDAAAIAHHIEELEAIGVPRPSSVPLYYRVSAGLLTQSAAIEALGAQSSGEAEPMLFCAAGEWWLTVASDHTDRRVETYSVAVSKQMCAKPVATTAWRWRDVAPYQDELQLRSRILEEGRWIDYQQGTFASIRPLAALRDGIYQAEGGDEGRFMTCGTLGAIPNGKGEGIRPATEMELEIHDPRLKRSIVHRYAVQALEVVA